The following are encoded together in the Clostridium sp. BJN0013 genome:
- a CDS encoding Ger(x)C family spore germination protein → MKNNKTKYISIILLCMIITIFFFIGLDDQQPVEELDIISGLGADLIIKNNKVTEHIVPMSIYLFESGDKINSTLRIGAAKTKGETRQNRQLSNDKQNILGLEKVFIISEEQAHYGLQDWTDILFRNPYLNDTAYVAVCKGKASDILSTNIKGYPSSSDFVGGLIKNSIFYNFFSDKYRVMNLFLSIGSEGYNPVLPYIETTDKGITITGMALFNGNKMISKINIAELRAMNIMRENNVKGMLTIQKSTCKYTNYYATSKRKVHCTKEGNKYKFTINISLEGDLVTDTLYKNLQNNSKKVEEFNTEMSEDIKKECISFITKMKHTYKVDCLELGKFAAAKYGRHIEKDWNSVVCNSEIDVNVKVKINKIGRGDY, encoded by the coding sequence ATGAAAAATAATAAAACAAAGTATATATCTATAATTTTACTATGTATGATAATCACAATTTTCTTCTTTATAGGATTAGATGATCAGCAGCCTGTAGAAGAATTAGATATTATTTCAGGATTAGGAGCAGATTTAATAATAAAAAATAATAAAGTAACAGAACATATCGTACCAATGTCAATATATTTATTTGAATCTGGAGATAAAATAAACAGCACCTTGAGAATCGGTGCTGCAAAAACCAAAGGAGAAACAAGACAAAATCGACAATTATCAAATGACAAACAAAATATATTAGGCCTTGAAAAAGTATTTATCATAAGTGAAGAACAGGCACATTATGGTTTGCAAGATTGGACAGATATTTTATTTAGAAATCCTTATTTAAACGATACTGCATATGTTGCAGTATGCAAGGGAAAGGCTTCAGATATTTTAAGTACAAATATAAAAGGCTACCCAAGTTCTTCAGATTTTGTAGGGGGTTTAATTAAAAATTCCATATTTTATAACTTTTTTTCAGATAAATATAGAGTTATGAATTTATTTTTATCCATTGGAAGTGAAGGATATAATCCTGTGCTACCTTATATTGAAACAACAGATAAAGGAATTACAATCACTGGAATGGCATTGTTTAATGGTAATAAAATGATTTCAAAAATTAATATTGCCGAATTAAGAGCTATGAACATAATGAGAGAAAATAATGTAAAAGGTATGCTTACAATACAAAAAAGCACTTGTAAATATACAAACTATTATGCTACATCAAAACGAAAAGTTCACTGTACTAAAGAAGGTAATAAATATAAATTTACTATAAATATTAGTTTGGAAGGAGATTTAGTAACAGATACCCTGTATAAAAATCTGCAAAACAATTCTAAAAAAGTTGAGGAATTTAACACGGAGATGTCTGAAGATATAAAAAAAGAATGTATTAGTTTTATAACTAAAATGAAACATACCTATAAAGTAGATTGTCTGGAACTTGGAAAATTTGCAGCTGCCAAATATGGCAGACATATAGAAAAAGACTGGAATTCCGTAGTATGTAATTCAGAAATTGATGTAAATGTAAAAGTAAAGATCAATAAAATCGGAAGAGGAGATTACTGA
- a CDS encoding SoxR reducing system RseC family protein has translation MGKNHNEKKKSTNMLMAAFMLFIFPIMLVFLGVFLGGYLGKLVQGSIRAYQIIGGIIAFIVAVVFIKLFDRTTVVDKEQEKFYWEDM, from the coding sequence ATGGGTAAAAATCATAATGAAAAGAAGAAAAGTACAAATATGCTAATGGCTGCATTTATGTTGTTTATTTTTCCTATTATGTTGGTGTTTTTGGGTGTATTTTTAGGAGGATATTTAGGAAAATTAGTGCAAGGATCTATAAGGGCTTATCAAATTATTGGAGGTATAATTGCTTTTATAGTAGCTGTAGTGTTTATAAAGTTGTTTGATAGAACTACTGTAGTGGATAAGGAGCAGGAAAAATTTTATTGGGAAGATATGTAG
- a CDS encoding lamin tail domain-containing protein: protein MIIVSTNVKIAFINNNIKERNGEFHLNDEWIRIENVSNRRVNMFNWEIWHWKPSKQYSLIYRFPKRIDNLFWTLDPDEIIILFTGYGSNKFIEGTGSHNSEFHFYCGKNSFIWNNAGDIVCLFDTKSMTSTLTVP, encoded by the coding sequence ATGATTATTGTGTCTACCAATGTAAAAATAGCATTTATAAATAATAATATTAAAGAAAGAAATGGAGAATTTCATTTAAATGACGAGTGGATACGCATTGAAAATGTTAGCAATAGAAGAGTCAATATGTTTAATTGGGAAATTTGGCACTGGAAACCTAGTAAGCAATATTCCCTTATTTACAGATTTCCAAAGCGCATTGACAACCTTTTTTGGACATTGGATCCCGATGAAATTATAATACTGTTTACAGGTTATGGTTCAAATAAATTTATAGAAGGCACTGGCAGTCATAATTCTGAATTTCATTTCTATTGTGGAAAAAATTCTTTTATATGGAACAATGCAGGAGACATTGTCTGTTTATTCGATACTAAGTCCATGACAAGCACTCTTACAGTTCCCTAA
- a CDS encoding Ldh family oxidoreductase, with amino-acid sequence MTYSKVKYEGLKELCDIVFEKFGFSPEDSGTITDVLLLSDLFGIESHGIQRLVKYYSEIKNGLIKVASKPKMIKETPVSAVLDAQAGMGQLAGKKAMNMAIEKAKTSGIGMVVVRNSNHYGIAGYYAKMAEEEGLLGISMTNSPAVIIPTFGKDAMLGTNPIAISMPAKPYPFLMDIATSVVTRGKIEVYNKRHKPLPLGLALDKNGKDTEDPYDILYNLPKKLGGGLVPLGGSKELTGGHKGYGLALSVEIFTAILSGGITGNYVTLQGSSGSGTCHYFCAIDYGIFGDKDSIENKLSGYLNELRNSKKAKGALRIYTHGEKEIESYKDKMENGIPMNEVTLEEINDICKYFNIKTSDYIKKFPIDKI; translated from the coding sequence ATGACATACTCAAAAGTAAAATATGAAGGTTTAAAAGAACTATGTGATATAGTTTTTGAGAAATTCGGCTTTAGTCCAGAAGATAGTGGAACTATTACAGATGTTTTACTGCTATCAGATTTATTTGGAATTGAATCTCATGGAATTCAAAGACTGGTAAAGTATTACAGTGAAATAAAAAATGGTCTTATAAAAGTAGCTTCTAAACCAAAAATGATAAAAGAAACACCTGTATCTGCAGTTTTAGACGCCCAGGCTGGTATGGGGCAACTGGCAGGAAAAAAAGCTATGAACATGGCCATTGAAAAAGCCAAAACTTCAGGCATAGGCATGGTAGTGGTTAGAAACTCAAATCATTACGGTATTGCTGGATATTATGCTAAAATGGCTGAAGAAGAAGGACTGCTTGGAATATCTATGACTAACTCTCCTGCTGTTATAATACCTACCTTCGGAAAAGATGCCATGCTTGGTACAAATCCCATCGCTATATCTATGCCTGCAAAACCCTATCCTTTTTTAATGGATATAGCTACTAGTGTAGTTACAAGAGGAAAAATTGAAGTATATAATAAAAGGCACAAACCTCTTCCACTGGGCCTGGCACTGGATAAAAACGGAAAAGATACAGAAGATCCTTATGATATTTTATATAATCTTCCAAAAAAACTTGGAGGAGGTCTGGTTCCACTGGGAGGTTCCAAAGAGCTAACTGGAGGACATAAAGGCTATGGACTAGCTCTTTCAGTTGAAATATTTACAGCAATTTTATCTGGAGGCATCACAGGAAATTACGTTACATTGCAAGGTTCTTCCGGCTCTGGCACCTGCCATTATTTCTGTGCAATAGACTATGGTATATTTGGAGACAAAGACTCTATAGAAAATAAATTGTCAGGGTATTTAAATGAACTTAGAAACTCTAAAAAAGCTAAAGGAGCTTTAAGAATATACACCCACGGCGAAAAAGAAATTGAATCCTATAAAGATAAAATGGAAAATGGCATTCCAATGAATGAAGTCACCCTTGAAGAAATAAATGATATATGTAAATACTTTAATATAAAGACTAGCGATTACATAAAAAAATTTCCTATTGATAAGATCTAA
- a CDS encoding macro domain-containing protein, producing the protein MIKIGNKKILIKKGDITKEDSDAIVNPANSALQHGGGAALAIARAGGSKVQSDSNELIKKIGSLPVGKAVITHGHNLNCKFVIHTVGPIMGEGNEDEKLKKAIKSVLNLAESYNLNSISIPAISSGIFGFPKERCAKILLETSVEFLKREDINLKTIVMCNHDQKTTDLFLKEESKYI; encoded by the coding sequence ATGATTAAAATAGGTAATAAGAAAATATTGATTAAAAAAGGAGATATAACAAAAGAAGATAGTGATGCTATAGTAAATCCTGCAAACAGTGCCCTTCAACATGGAGGAGGAGCAGCCCTGGCTATTGCAAGAGCTGGAGGTTCCAAGGTACAATCAGATAGTAATGAACTTATAAAAAAAATAGGTAGTTTACCTGTGGGAAAAGCAGTTATAACCCATGGTCACAATTTGAACTGCAAATTTGTAATACATACTGTAGGTCCTATAATGGGAGAAGGTAATGAAGATGAAAAACTAAAAAAAGCTATAAAGAGTGTACTTAATCTGGCAGAATCCTATAATCTAAACTCCATATCTATACCTGCTATAAGTTCTGGCATATTTGGATTTCCAAAAGAACGATGTGCAAAAATACTTCTTGAAACTTCTGTAGAATTTTTAAAAAGAGAAGATATAAATTTGAAGACCATTGTTATGTGCAATCATGATCAAAAGACAACAGATCTATTTTTAAAGGAAGAATCAAAATATATTTAA
- a CDS encoding superoxide dismutase produces MYNMKPEVFNFNSVKGISLRQLNEHYKLYVGYVNTLNEIWNIDYIPQNYTDSNSTYSKMRSLKLGETYALNGVKLHNLYFKNITGGNTTPHGPVLNSIINQFSSYDNFISYLTNVGLSMRGWAVLSIDSLDNKFHIIVSDLHDKGSVWISYPILVMDVYEHAYFMDFGTNKKEYISTFIKNINWTVLNKRFQNYLHIMRVMNINYNRYLPYKFFNR; encoded by the coding sequence ATGTATAATATGAAACCTGAAGTTTTTAACTTTAATTCTGTTAAAGGTATTTCTTTAAGACAATTAAACGAACATTATAAATTATATGTAGGCTATGTAAATACGCTAAATGAAATCTGGAACATTGATTATATCCCCCAAAATTATACTGATAGTAATTCAACCTATTCAAAAATGCGCAGTTTAAAACTTGGTGAAACCTATGCACTAAACGGGGTAAAACTTCATAATCTTTACTTTAAAAATATCACAGGCGGCAATACCACTCCCCATGGTCCAGTGCTTAATTCTATAATAAATCAATTCTCATCTTATGATAACTTCATTTCTTATTTAACAAATGTAGGTTTATCTATGAGAGGCTGGGCAGTTCTTTCTATAGATTCACTAGATAATAAATTTCATATAATAGTAAGTGATTTGCATGATAAAGGATCTGTATGGATTTCTTATCCTATATTAGTAATGGATGTTTATGAACATGCCTATTTTATGGATTTTGGAACAAATAAAAAAGAATATATTTCTACATTTATTAAAAACATAAATTGGACTGTTTTAAATAAAAGGTTCCAAAATTATCTTCACATAATGAGAGTTATGAATATTAATTATAATAGATATCTTCCATATAAATTTTTCAACAGATAG
- a CDS encoding ABC transporter permease: protein MWLPIIVMVILFFLIAPVFVLIPLSFTSLSYFKFPPPSYSTQWYHAFFNDSQWTQCFGRSLGIAVLTVIFALILGTMAAAAVTKMDFKFKNIFMGFMVMPMVIPVIIISVALYNSFAPLRLTNTIPGIVLGHTLLAIPMVFVTVMTGLKGVDKNIELAAMGLGSKQISVFFNITLPQIKASMFSAAVFAFSTSIDEVTVTMFLAGSKTKTLPLAMWESMKTSITPEIAAVSTILIGITLMMLLIQGLVKGKNTKVNEI, encoded by the coding sequence ATGTGGCTTCCAATAATAGTAATGGTTATATTGTTTTTTCTTATAGCTCCTGTATTTGTATTGATACCACTATCTTTTACCTCGTTAAGTTATTTTAAATTTCCACCACCAAGTTACTCTACCCAGTGGTACCATGCTTTCTTTAATGATAGCCAGTGGACTCAATGTTTTGGAAGAAGTTTGGGTATAGCGGTCTTGACAGTAATATTTGCTCTTATTCTAGGAACTATGGCGGCAGCTGCTGTTACCAAGATGGACTTTAAGTTTAAAAATATATTTATGGGTTTTATGGTTATGCCTATGGTTATACCTGTAATCATAATTAGTGTAGCTTTATATAATTCCTTTGCACCTTTAAGGTTGACTAATACCATACCTGGAATAGTTTTAGGGCATACATTGTTAGCTATACCTATGGTATTTGTAACGGTAATGACAGGATTAAAAGGAGTAGATAAAAATATTGAGTTAGCAGCAATGGGTTTGGGTTCAAAACAAATTAGTGTATTTTTTAACATTACACTGCCTCAGATTAAAGCTTCTATGTTTTCAGCGGCAGTATTTGCTTTTAGCACATCTATAGATGAAGTAACTGTTACTATGTTTCTGGCAGGTTCTAAAACTAAAACGCTCCCTTTAGCTATGTGGGAAAGTATGAAAACCAGTATAACTCCGGAAATAGCTGCGGTATCTACTATTCTAATTGGCATTACTTTAATGATGCTTCTTATACAAGGGCTTGTTAAAGGAAAAAATACAAAGGTAAATGAAATCTGA
- a CDS encoding ABC transporter permease, with the protein MVNESINKEEMMSEKNSTKDKLNNLLSVKWILVILPALFIMVFTFVPMISLFKLSILDENGFTFKYIAQIFTEPIYLQVIWLTLKTSFIVTVISIVLAYPVAYFIIKTKSSRTKKIILMLIMIPFWISLLVRTFSWIIILQEQGILNTFLKNIGLINQPLDLLYNTTSVTIGMTHVLFPYMVLNIYSVMSSIDIQLVEVAQVMGARPIKAFWQVFFPLSVPGILSGSILVFVLALGYFITPALLGGSKNMLVSTLIQNNISATLNWPLASALSLVLFIITMVLLSILAVLAKRNPMLKEGE; encoded by the coding sequence ATGGTAAATGAGAGTATTAATAAAGAAGAGATGATGTCTGAAAAAAATTCTACAAAAGATAAATTAAATAATTTACTTAGTGTAAAATGGATACTGGTAATATTGCCTGCACTTTTTATTATGGTATTTACATTTGTACCTATGATAAGTTTGTTTAAATTAAGTATTTTAGATGAAAATGGATTTACTTTTAAATATATAGCACAGATTTTTACAGAACCTATATATCTTCAAGTTATATGGCTTACTTTGAAAACTTCATTTATTGTAACAGTAATATCAATTGTACTTGCTTATCCGGTAGCTTATTTTATTATTAAAACAAAATCCTCCAGGACAAAAAAGATTATTCTAATGCTTATTATGATACCTTTTTGGATTAGTTTATTGGTTCGCACCTTCTCATGGATTATAATTTTGCAGGAACAAGGGATTTTAAATACATTTTTAAAAAATATAGGACTGATAAATCAGCCTTTGGACTTACTTTATAATACTACTTCTGTAACAATAGGTATGACTCATGTGCTATTTCCTTATATGGTTTTAAATATTTATTCAGTTATGTCAAGTATTGATATACAGTTAGTAGAAGTTGCCCAAGTCATGGGAGCTAGGCCTATAAAAGCTTTTTGGCAAGTGTTTTTTCCTCTATCTGTTCCAGGAATTTTATCGGGATCCATACTGGTATTTGTTTTAGCACTGGGATATTTTATTACTCCTGCACTATTGGGTGGTTCAAAGAATATGCTTGTATCTACCCTTATACAAAATAATATAAGTGCTACTTTAAATTGGCCTTTAGCGTCTGCACTTTCTCTGGTTTTATTTATTATTACCATGGTGCTTTTATCTATACTTGCAGTATTGGCAAAAAGAAATCCTATGTTAAAGGAGGGAGAATAA
- a CDS encoding extracellular solute-binding protein, whose translation MKKKLLFLLSAILIFGLTGCGSSSNEKSSTGEDKELVVVDWGGAYSKARQVNYDAFEKKYGVKITVVNPTDYGKLKAMVQSKNVEWDVVNVDSDFAPRGGKQGLLEKLDYSVIKTEDIDKGLVNEYGVGSDTFDVAIAYNTSSYSKDNHPTTWAEFWDTQKFPGARTMWKYPVGTLEAALLADGVETDKLYPLDVDRAFKSLDKIKSNVKIWWTAGAQAPQSLASGDVTLAAAWNGRVSTAKKEGSPVDVEYNQAIVLGDSWVVPKGAPHKELAMKFIAFECEAEQQAAFSKNIDYAPTNSKALDLLSTEVKERIGRGDDETSNKLIHGDEEWWAENYDAVDTKFQQWLIK comes from the coding sequence ATGAAGAAAAAATTATTATTTTTACTAAGTGCAATATTGATTTTCGGTCTTACAGGATGTGGTAGTTCATCTAATGAAAAAAGCAGTACCGGTGAAGATAAAGAATTGGTTGTTGTGGATTGGGGAGGAGCTTATTCCAAAGCAAGACAAGTAAATTACGATGCTTTTGAAAAGAAGTATGGCGTAAAAATAACAGTAGTAAACCCAACAGACTATGGTAAGTTAAAAGCAATGGTTCAGTCAAAGAACGTTGAATGGGATGTAGTAAATGTAGACTCTGATTTTGCACCAAGAGGAGGTAAACAGGGATTACTTGAAAAATTGGATTACAGTGTAATTAAAACAGAAGATATTGATAAAGGATTGGTCAATGAATATGGAGTAGGTTCAGATACTTTTGATGTAGCTATAGCCTATAATACAAGCAGTTATTCAAAAGACAATCACCCTACCACTTGGGCTGAATTTTGGGATACACAAAAGTTTCCTGGAGCCCGTACTATGTGGAAGTATCCTGTAGGAACTTTAGAAGCTGCACTTCTTGCAGATGGAGTTGAGACAGATAAGTTATATCCTTTAGATGTAGATAGAGCTTTTAAAAGTCTAGATAAAATAAAAAGTAATGTAAAAATATGGTGGACTGCAGGAGCTCAGGCACCTCAATCTCTTGCAAGTGGTGATGTTACTTTGGCAGCAGCTTGGAATGGACGTGTAAGTACTGCAAAGAAGGAAGGTTCACCGGTAGATGTGGAATATAACCAGGCTATAGTTCTTGGAGATTCTTGGGTAGTACCAAAAGGAGCACCTCATAAAGAATTGGCTATGAAGTTTATTGCATTTGAGTGTGAAGCTGAACAACAGGCAGCTTTCTCAAAAAATATCGACTACGCACCAACTAATTCTAAAGCATTAGATTTATTATCTACAGAAGTAAAAGAAAGAATAGGAAGAGGAGATGACGAAACCTCTAATAAACTTATACATGGCGACGAAGAATGGTGGGCAGAAAATTATGATGCTGTGGATACTAAATTCCAACAGTGGTTAATTAAATAA
- a CDS encoding ABC transporter ATP-binding protein, with protein sequence MSTIGANLLMNNVVKYYKSFKAVDEVSFGVDKGEFLTILGPSGSGKTSLLKLIAGFEKINSGEILLNKENIEKKKPYERNIGMLFQNYALFPHMNIFQNIAYPLKIRKFSKDKIKEKVTKMLKLVDLEGVENRYPKQLSGGQQQRVALARAIVFNPPLLLLDEPLGALDKQLRQKMQLEIKHIQQRIGITTISVTHDQEEALTMSDKVCIMNKGRIEQIDTPENIYERPKSIFVAEFIGEINIIKGKIIQTEGKIAFIEIFNKQILKAEMDTEGQYLRGKAVSIALRPENICITLEKPEYENSMKAIVKEVIFVGDSLKVKVVNENNEEMMVKASPSDKNLLNSGKEIILNWEITKSSLIGN encoded by the coding sequence ATGAGTACCATTGGAGCTAACTTATTAATGAATAATGTAGTAAAATACTATAAAAGTTTTAAGGCTGTGGATGAAGTTAGTTTTGGAGTGGATAAAGGAGAATTTTTAACTATATTGGGACCCAGTGGTTCTGGAAAAACTTCATTATTAAAGTTAATTGCCGGATTTGAAAAAATAAATTCAGGTGAAATTCTTTTAAATAAAGAAAATATTGAAAAAAAGAAACCTTATGAAAGAAATATAGGAATGCTTTTTCAAAATTATGCATTGTTTCCTCATATGAATATTTTTCAAAATATTGCGTATCCTTTGAAAATCAGAAAATTTTCTAAAGATAAGATTAAAGAAAAAGTTACAAAGATGCTGAAATTAGTGGATCTTGAAGGAGTAGAAAATAGATATCCTAAGCAATTAAGCGGAGGGCAGCAACAGAGAGTTGCATTAGCAAGAGCTATAGTATTTAATCCGCCATTATTATTATTAGATGAACCTTTAGGAGCTTTAGACAAGCAGTTGAGACAAAAAATGCAGTTAGAAATTAAACATATACAACAGAGAATTGGAATTACCACTATAAGTGTTACTCATGATCAGGAAGAGGCTCTTACTATGTCTGACAAAGTATGTATTATGAATAAGGGAAGAATAGAACAAATAGATACTCCAGAAAACATATATGAAAGGCCTAAAAGTATATTTGTAGCAGAATTTATAGGGGAGATAAATATTATTAAAGGTAAAATAATTCAAACAGAAGGTAAAATTGCATTCATAGAAATATTTAATAAACAAATTTTAAAGGCAGAAATGGATACTGAGGGCCAGTATTTGAGGGGAAAAGCTGTTTCTATAGCATTAAGACCGGAAAATATATGTATTACACTGGAGAAACCTGAATATGAGAATAGCATGAAAGCAATAGTTAAAGAAGTTATTTTTGTGGGAGATTCATTAAAGGTAAAGGTAGTTAATGAAAATAATGAAGAAATGATGGTAAAAGCATCACCTTCTGATAAAAATTTGCTTAATTCAGGTAAAGAGATCATATTAAATTGGGAAATTACAAAGAGTTCTTTAATAGGAAATTAA